Proteins co-encoded in one Cryptomeria japonica chloroplast, complete genome genomic window:
- the atpB gene encoding ATP synthase CF1 beta subunit — translation MRTNPFILGVSALVEKKAGRIDQIIGPVLDVSFPPGNMPRIYNSLIVKDNDTTGQPISVTCEVQQLLGNNKVRAVAMSATDGLMRGMKVIDTGGPLSVPVGETTLGRIFNVLGEPVDDLGPVDALTRSPIHRSAPAFTQLDTRFSIFETGIKVVDLLAPYRRGGKIGLFGGAGVGKTVLIMELINNIAKAHGGVSVFGGVGERTREGNDLYKEMKESGVINEQNISESKVALVYGQMNEPPGARMRVGLTALTMAEYFRDVNKQDVLLFIDNIFRFVQAGSEVSALLGRMPSAVGYQPTLSTEMGSLQERITSTKEGSITSIQAVYVPADDLTDPAPATTFAHLDATTVLSRGLAAKGIYPAVDPLDSTSTMLQPSIVGEEHYETAQGVKQTLQRYKELQDIIAILGLDELSEDDRLIVARARKIERFLSQPFFVAEVFTGSPGKYVSLIETIRGFQMILSGELDVLPEQSFYLVGNIDEATAKAMNLKEI, via the coding sequence ATGAGAACCAATCCTTTTATTCTTGGGGTTTCCGCACTTGTAGAAAAGAAGGCAGGACGTATTGATCAGATAATCGGCCCAGTACTCGACGTATCTTTCCCTCCAGGTAATATGCCTAGAATTTACAATTCCTTGATAGTTAAGGATAACGATACAACTGGTCAGCCAATAAGTGTGACTTGTGAGGTACAACAATTATTAGGAAATAATAAGGTTAGAGCTGTAGCTATGAGTGCTACAGACGGTTTGATGAGAGGAATGAAAGTAATTGATACAGGAGGTCCACTTAGTGTTCCAGTTGGTGAAACTACTCTTGGAAGAATTTTTAATGTTCTTGGGGAACCTGTTGATGACTTAGGTCCTGTAGATGCTCTCACAAGATCTCCTATTCATAGATCTGCTCCCGCCTTTACACAATTGGATACCAGATTTTCAATCTTTGAAACAGGCATTAAAGTAGTGGATCTTTTAGCTCCTTACCGCCGTGGGGGAAAAATTGGATTATTTGGGGGAGCTGGAGTGGGTAAAACAGTGTTAATTATGGAATTAATCAACAACATTGCTAAGGCTCATGGAGGTGTTTCGGTATTTGGCGGAGTAGGAGAACGTACCCGTGAAGGGAATGATCTTTACAAGGAAATGAAAGAATCGGGAGTCATTAATGAACAAAATATATCAGAATCAAAAGTAGCTTTGGTCTATGGTCAGATGAATGAACCGCCAGGAGCTCGTATGAGAGTAGGTTTAACTGCTTTAACTATGGCTGAATATTTCCGAGACGTAAATAAACAAGATGTACTCCTATTTATTGACAATATCTTCCGCTTTGTCCAAGCAGGATCAGAGGTATCCGCATTATTAGGCAGAATGCCTTCCGCAGTGGGTTATCAGCCAACTCTTAGCACGGAAATGGGTTCTTTACAAGAAAGAATAACTTCTACCAAAGAAGGATCTATAACCTCCATTCAAGCAGTTTATGTACCTGCAGATGACTTGACTGATCCCGCTCCTGCTACAACATTTGCACATTTAGATGCTACTACTGTACTATCGAGAGGATTAGCTGCCAAGGGGATCTATCCAGCAGTAGATCCGTTAGATTCCACGTCAACTATGCTCCAACCTTCGATCGTAGGCGAAGAACATTATGAAACTGCGCAAGGAGTTAAACAAACTTTGCAACGTTATAAGGAACTTCAAGATATTATAGCTATTCTTGGATTAGACGAATTATCAGAAGACGATCGTTTAATCGTGGCAAGAGCAAGAAAAATTGAACGGTTTTTGTCACAACCCTTTTTTGTAGCAGAGGTATTCACTGGTTCCCCCGGTAAATATGTTAGTCTAATAGAGACAATTAGAGGTTTTCAAATGATCCTTTCCGGAGAATTAGATGTTCTACCCGAACAGTCTTTTTATTTGGTGGGTAACATTGATGAAGCTACCGCAAAGGCTATGAACTTAAAAGAAATTTAA
- the atpE gene encoding ATP synthase CF1 epsilon subunit, protein MNLNLRVVTPNRVVWDSEVQEIILATNNGQMGVLPNHTALVTALDIGVMKIRLNAQWSTMALMGGFATIDNNEITLLVNNAERGIDIDLQEAQESFRLAAADRARAEGKRQAIEADVALKRARTRLEAADALLFR, encoded by the coding sequence ATGAACCTAAACCTTCGTGTAGTCACTCCCAATCGAGTTGTTTGGGATTCAGAAGTTCAAGAAATAATATTAGCTACTAATAATGGTCAAATGGGTGTATTACCGAACCATACTGCACTTGTAACAGCTTTGGATATAGGAGTCATGAAGATACGACTCAATGCTCAGTGGTCCACTATGGCTTTGATGGGTGGTTTTGCCACGATAGACAATAATGAAATCACATTATTGGTAAATAATGCAGAAAGAGGTATTGATATTGATCTTCAAGAGGCTCAGGAAAGTTTTAGACTAGCTGCAGCTGATCGTGCGCGAGCTGAAGGCAAGAGACAAGCAATCGAGGCTGATGTGGCTCTCAAAAGAGCTAGAACACGACTAGAGGCTGCTGATGCTCTTTTGTTCAGATAA